One segment of Haloplanus natans DSM 17983 DNA contains the following:
- a CDS encoding cytochrome b: MSLEKKDDMDHKGWMKRKELTPVETTFLTALIWMDKRLRIVDYLELLEDLYYKVNMQMPKSHTEQYDLDNKFWYWYPLYALGSFSTLAYIVAAVSGALLGFYYAPAQTGDPSTAYNSITFIMTDLQFGFMLRSIHRWSAQVMVAAVFLHMLRVYFTGAYKEPRELNWLLGIVLISLTMVFGYTGYLLPWDQLAFWAGQIGVEMSLSIPLAGEWIAQLLFGGFTLSQATLQRMYIIHVFLLPFVVTTLIAIHIGIVWVQGIAEPH, translated from the coding sequence ATGAGCTTAGAAAAGAAAGACGACATGGACCACAAGGGGTGGATGAAACGGAAGGAGCTGACCCCCGTCGAAACCACCTTCCTGACGGCGCTCATCTGGATGGACAAGCGGCTCCGGATCGTCGATTATCTGGAGCTCTTGGAGGACCTGTACTACAAGGTCAACATGCAGATGCCGAAAAGCCACACCGAACAGTACGATCTGGACAACAAGTTCTGGTACTGGTACCCGCTGTACGCGCTGGGGTCGTTCTCGACGCTCGCGTACATCGTCGCCGCCGTCTCCGGGGCGTTGCTCGGGTTCTACTACGCCCCGGCACAGACCGGCGACCCCAGTACGGCGTACAACTCGATCACGTTCATCATGACGGATCTACAGTTCGGGTTCATGCTGCGCTCCATCCATCGATGGTCGGCACAGGTGATGGTCGCGGCCGTGTTCCTCCACATGCTTCGCGTGTACTTCACGGGGGCGTACAAGGAACCGCGCGAACTCAACTGGCTGCTGGGTATCGTCCTGATCAGCCTGACGATGGTGTTCGGGTACACGGGCTACCTGCTCCCGTGGGACCAGCTCGCCTTCTGGGCGGGACAGATCGGCGTCGAGATGTCGCTATCGATCCCGTTGGCCGGCGAGTGGATCGCCCAACTACTGTTCGGCGGCTTCACCCTGAGTCAGGCGACGCTCCAGCGGATGTACATCATCCACGTGTTCTTGCTCCCGTTCGTCGTGACGACGCTGATCGCCATCCACATCGGCATCGTCTGGGTGCAGGGCATCGCGGAACCCCACTAA
- a CDS encoding DUF7314 family protein — protein sequence MADEFIKGLGIFTSAGLGWLVLAGWYRTPGFESTRQLVSPVSPDPASADLFNLMAIGLMEVLLWFAILGPLAFWVILPAVQQARRAIDDRTA from the coding sequence ATGGCTGACGAATTCATCAAAGGGCTCGGCATCTTCACGAGTGCCGGCCTCGGCTGGCTCGTGCTCGCGGGGTGGTACCGGACGCCGGGGTTCGAGAGCACGCGCCAACTCGTGAGTCCGGTGTCGCCCGATCCGGCGAGCGCAGACCTGTTCAACCTGATGGCTATCGGACTGATGGAGGTGCTGCTCTGGTTCGCCATCCTGGGCCCGCTCGCGTTCTGGGTGATCCTCCCGGCGGTACAGCAGGCCCGCAGGGCGATAGACGACCGCACGGCGTAG
- a CDS encoding shikimate kinase: MYGEAAALGAGTVLNALATGVGSAFAIDAETTARVELDDSGTVEGTIAGAPDGDTRLVRRCVERVVERFGDGQGGHVRTESDVPMAAGLKSSSAAANATVLATLSALSVPVGETPVAARDTGETGDGTDARIDREEACRIGVRAARDAGVTVTGAFDDASASMLGGVTVTDNAADDLLARDEVGWDVLVWTPPARAFSADADVARCERVAPMADLVADLALDGRYGEAMTVNGLAFSAALGFPTDPAVEAMPHADGVSLSGTGPSVVAVGERDGLERVRDHWSQREGDTWPTTTRTDGARVIE, from the coding sequence ATGTACGGTGAGGCCGCCGCGCTCGGCGCGGGCACGGTCCTGAACGCCCTCGCGACGGGCGTCGGATCGGCCTTCGCAATCGACGCGGAGACGACTGCCCGGGTCGAACTCGACGACTCCGGGACCGTCGAGGGCACGATTGCCGGCGCCCCGGACGGCGACACCCGACTCGTCCGCCGGTGTGTCGAACGCGTCGTCGAGCGCTTCGGCGACGGCCAGGGCGGACACGTCCGCACCGAGAGCGACGTGCCGATGGCCGCGGGCTTGAAGAGTTCGAGCGCCGCCGCGAACGCGACGGTGCTCGCGACGCTGTCGGCGCTTTCCGTCCCCGTCGGCGAGACGCCGGTGGCGGCTCGAGACACCGGCGAAACCGGCGACGGTACCGACGCCCGGATCGACCGCGAGGAGGCCTGCCGCATCGGCGTGCGGGCGGCCCGCGACGCCGGCGTCACCGTCACCGGCGCGTTCGACGACGCGAGCGCCAGCATGCTCGGCGGCGTCACGGTCACCGACAACGCGGCGGACGACCTGCTCGCTCGCGACGAGGTCGGCTGGGACGTTCTCGTCTGGACGCCGCCGGCCCGCGCGTTCAGCGCCGACGCCGACGTGGCACGCTGTGAGCGGGTGGCGCCGATGGCCGACCTCGTCGCCGACCTGGCGCTCGACGGCCGGTACGGCGAGGCGATGACGGTCAACGGGCTGGCATTCTCCGCGGCGCTCGGGTTTCCGACCGATCCCGCGGTGGAGGCGATGCCACACGCCGACGGCGTGTCGCTCTCGGGCACCGGCCCGAGCGTCGTCGCCGTCGGCGAACGGGACGGACTGGAGCGCGTACGCGACCACTGGAGTCAACGAGAGGGTGACACATGGCCGACAACGACACGAACGGACGGCGCACGGGTGATCGAATGA
- a CDS encoding DUF7321 family protein — protein MVSEATTATLAGVSVTASFPFYLYGAWIVIDSETVTWSVLLRHLKFIVVGLALTTVPVVGWMAPRLMDQFGGLAVLHAVLGLQAYAMLAFALTGIVRIFQAKHAANLYRDPDRDVDLDDLHENMSAWRGRLRIGVFGYVLFWIGAYLIGVVRYVQLHL, from the coding sequence ATGGTGAGCGAGGCGACAACAGCGACGCTGGCCGGCGTGTCCGTGACGGCCAGTTTCCCCTTCTACCTCTACGGCGCGTGGATCGTCATCGACAGCGAGACGGTCACGTGGAGCGTCCTCCTCCGGCATCTGAAGTTCATCGTCGTCGGCCTCGCCCTGACGACGGTGCCAGTCGTCGGATGGATGGCGCCGCGGCTGATGGATCAGTTCGGGGGCCTCGCCGTTCTGCACGCCGTCCTCGGCCTCCAGGCCTACGCCATGCTCGCGTTCGCCCTGACAGGTATCGTCCGCATCTTCCAGGCCAAACACGCCGCCAACCTGTATCGCGATCCCGATCGGGACGTGGATCTGGACGACCTTCACGAGAACATGAGCGCGTGGCGCGGGCGCCTCCGCATCGGCGTCTTCGGCTACGTGCTCTTCTGGATCGGCGCCTACCTGATCGGTGTCGTACGGTACGTCCAGTTACACCTCTAG
- a CDS encoding halocyanin domain-containing protein, which translates to MKRRDFLRVAGGSAAVGTAAATATPAAAQASFGGWMSDVGNYSEVADATGQSEVTITVGASGNGGNFAFDPPAVQVDPGTTIIWEWNGQGGQHNVVAEEGGDFESELVAEAGFTFEQTFDSEGTIKYFCQPHRALGMKGVVVVGAMPDSGGGGGGGGGGGGEVELHTLGVPIQAHWVGAGTILAIIVSLIFSFYVLKYGESPHTGTGRGE; encoded by the coding sequence ATGAAGAGGCGGGACTTCCTGAGAGTGGCCGGTGGATCCGCCGCCGTCGGAACGGCCGCCGCCACGGCGACGCCGGCCGCCGCGCAGGCGTCGTTCGGCGGGTGGATGAGCGATGTGGGCAACTACAGCGAGGTAGCCGACGCGACCGGGCAGAGCGAGGTGACGATCACCGTCGGCGCCTCCGGCAACGGCGGAAACTTCGCGTTCGATCCGCCGGCCGTTCAGGTCGACCCCGGAACGACGATCATCTGGGAGTGGAACGGCCAGGGCGGGCAACACAACGTCGTCGCCGAGGAAGGCGGCGACTTCGAGAGCGAACTCGTCGCCGAAGCCGGCTTCACGTTCGAACAGACCTTCGACTCCGAAGGCACTATCAAATACTTCTGTCAGCCCCACCGCGCGCTCGGCATGAAAGGCGTCGTCGTCGTCGGCGCGATGCCCGACTCGGGCGGCGGCGGTGGTGGCGGTGGCGGTGGTGGTGGCGAAGTCGAACTCCACACGCTCGGCGTCCCGATCCAGGCCCACTGGGTCGGCGCCGGGACGATTCTCGCCATCATCGTCTCGCTGATATTCAGCTTCTACGTGCTGAAATACGGCGAGTCACCACACACCGGAACCGGGAGGGGAGAGTAA
- a CDS encoding DUF7313 family protein, producing MQPLQFVVPVGALDALEPYIAHVVLALVVVNMLTRIRAHSVQQSQVEDGAEELGRYVPHTLSTLALVVASFVFLLIEPHGGMVMSVLAVGVFVTDFFEFESRQVEARNEMAFERPKGAVAASLLALLYAGYQSLFVFIEPLWNLVV from the coding sequence ATGCAACCGCTACAGTTCGTCGTCCCGGTCGGCGCTCTCGACGCGCTCGAACCGTACATCGCACACGTCGTGCTGGCGCTGGTGGTGGTGAACATGCTCACGCGCATCCGCGCTCACTCCGTCCAGCAGAGCCAGGTCGAGGACGGTGCTGAGGAACTGGGCCGGTACGTCCCGCATACGCTGTCGACGCTTGCCTTGGTGGTCGCGTCGTTCGTCTTCCTGCTCATCGAACCCCACGGCGGCATGGTGATGTCGGTGCTCGCCGTCGGGGTCTTCGTGACCGACTTCTTCGAATTCGAATCCCGGCAGGTCGAAGCCCGGAACGAGATGGCGTTCGAACGACCGAAAGGCGCCGTCGCGGCGTCGCTGCTCGCCCTCCTGTACGCCGGCTACCAGAGCCTGTTCGTCTTCATCGAACCCCTCTGGAACCTAGTGGTGTAG
- a CDS encoding M28 family peptidase: protein MNWIGETFTSDAGWDHLERLVDIGNRMAGSPGEREALAATRDALDGVGARNASVDDFEIQGWVRGTSAVETPDGDADCIALPRSPAGAVEAPLVDCGDGLPDDFADADLDSAIALVSAGVPDYYDRFIHRREKYYRAVEAGAVGFVFRNHAPGCLAPTGSVGTDADPIGPIPAVGVSREAGLRLARRHAGDQVRLRVDCETPRATSGVVRADIGPDTDRAVYLTSHVDAHDIAEGAVDNAAGTATVLEITRALLDRDATLDRRVRIVCFGAEEVRLRGSKREADLIDPDAIQAVVNCDGVCRGRTLQYYTHGFDALAAAVERVADRFGHPATVRPTQHPHSDHWPFVARGIPAILVSSDDGDRGRGWGHTRADTLDKLERRTLREGAILLTALVADLAAADRIERRDPDAVAADLDAQDLAPGMRVTGDWPFATEGTF, encoded by the coding sequence ATGAACTGGATCGGCGAAACGTTCACCAGCGACGCCGGCTGGGACCATCTGGAGCGACTGGTCGATATCGGGAACCGCATGGCCGGGAGTCCCGGCGAGCGCGAGGCGCTGGCGGCGACCCGCGACGCCCTCGACGGCGTCGGCGCCCGGAACGCGAGCGTCGACGACTTCGAGATTCAGGGCTGGGTCCGCGGGACGAGCGCCGTCGAGACGCCCGACGGCGATGCCGACTGCATCGCCCTCCCCCGCAGTCCCGCCGGCGCCGTCGAGGCTCCGCTGGTCGACTGTGGCGACGGCCTCCCCGACGACTTCGCGGACGCCGATCTGGACAGTGCCATCGCACTCGTCTCCGCCGGCGTCCCCGACTACTACGACCGTTTCATCCACCGCAGGGAGAAGTACTACCGCGCCGTCGAGGCCGGTGCCGTCGGATTCGTCTTCCGCAACCACGCCCCCGGCTGTCTCGCGCCGACCGGGAGCGTCGGCACCGACGCCGACCCCATCGGCCCCATCCCCGCCGTCGGCGTCAGCCGCGAGGCGGGGCTCCGTCTCGCCCGCCGCCACGCGGGCGACCAGGTCAGGCTCCGCGTCGACTGTGAGACGCCACGGGCCACGAGCGGCGTCGTCCGCGCAGACATCGGCCCCGACACCGACCGCGCCGTCTACCTGACCAGCCACGTCGACGCACACGACATCGCGGAGGGGGCCGTCGACAACGCCGCCGGCACGGCGACGGTTCTGGAAATCACGCGCGCTCTCCTCGACCGCGACGCCACCCTCGACCGCCGGGTCCGGATCGTCTGCTTCGGCGCCGAGGAGGTCAGGCTCCGGGGGTCGAAACGCGAGGCCGACCTGATCGATCCCGACGCGATACAGGCGGTCGTCAACTGCGACGGCGTCTGTCGCGGCCGGACGCTCCAGTACTACACCCACGGCTTCGACGCCCTCGCCGCGGCCGTCGAGCGAGTGGCCGACCGCTTCGGCCATCCCGCCACCGTCCGCCCCACCCAACACCCACACAGCGACCACTGGCCGTTCGTCGCCCGCGGGATACCCGCCATCCTGGTGTCGAGCGACGACGGCGACCGCGGGCGTGGCTGGGGGCACACCCGCGCCGACACGCTCGACAAACTGGAGCGGCGGACGCTCCGCGAGGGGGCGATCCTCCTGACGGCGCTCGTCGCCGACCTCGCCGCGGCCGACCGGATCGAGCGCCGCGACCCCGACGCGGTCGCGGCCGACCTCGACGCACAGGATCTGGCCCCTGGCATGCGAGTCACTGGCGACTGGCCGTTCGCGACCGAGGGAACTTTTTAA
- a CDS encoding DUF7318 family protein — MSSSGSTYGDIHRYEPARESTAAAIAIVLLTVVEVVFVFMFAYGLVNGWGLSEEGNMFLGAILAVIFVDLAFILALYRKEFLPDVVIVKKRRRKWEDLYIREDDVDGETIGDGAWDTVKRAVYPYYKR; from the coding sequence ATGTCATCGAGTGGGAGTACCTACGGCGACATTCACCGATACGAACCGGCCCGCGAGAGCACGGCGGCCGCCATCGCAATCGTCCTCCTGACGGTCGTCGAGGTAGTGTTCGTGTTCATGTTCGCCTACGGTCTGGTGAACGGTTGGGGTCTCAGCGAGGAGGGCAACATGTTCCTCGGAGCGATCCTGGCCGTGATCTTCGTCGACCTAGCGTTCATCCTCGCGCTGTACCGCAAGGAGTTCCTGCCGGACGTCGTGATCGTCAAGAAGCGGCGTCGGAAGTGGGAGGACCTCTACATCCGCGAGGACGATGTCGACGGCGAGACCATCGGCGACGGGGCGTGGGACACAGTCAAACGCGCGGTGTATCCGTACTACAAGCGATAA
- a CDS encoding chorismate mutase yields the protein MSDATEEMSLSELREEIEEIDHELVELIARRTYVAGTVAQVKEERDLPTTDESQEARVMERAGRNAETFDVDANLVKAIFRLLIELNKVEQRENR from the coding sequence ATGAGCGACGCGACCGAGGAGATGTCGCTTTCCGAACTCCGCGAGGAGATCGAGGAAATCGACCACGAACTCGTCGAACTCATCGCCCGCCGAACGTACGTCGCGGGCACCGTCGCGCAGGTGAAAGAGGAACGCGACCTGCCGACGACCGACGAGTCACAGGAGGCCCGCGTGATGGAGCGAGCGGGACGGAACGCCGAGACGTTCGACGTGGACGCGAACCTCGTGAAGGCGATTTTTCGGCTGCTGATCGAGTTGAACAAGGTGGAGCAAAGGGAAAATCGGTAG
- a CDS encoding DUF7319 domain-containing protein, protein MADSSPSSTDGTADAEADDRDSGPPAAGVDGGADADSVDALRREVEEKYDFENFGPSDMAQMSAEEWEAAFDPDTWIVGPDLLDRVEQDLKGRIASREVFAVLERFETDGEERLIAYSDEGYAVVAPDGSVEGQGTVLRDVKPTVALCSMDSYEVPEAPDDVSLPSPADVPEGTGQLGNNLLQLIAFAQILVGFGLVGVWLFTDAIPTPGGYVDLVAPMIALIFVGIGVFLFAVVANARLSDRFRAEEFRERLRATGVEDGDRPDFLPPLDENGERPEMEPGTTSGDGAETADSDDGHA, encoded by the coding sequence ATGGCTGATTCGTCACCGTCGTCGACCGACGGGACGGCCGACGCCGAGGCCGACGACCGCGACTCCGGGCCGCCGGCGGCGGGGGTCGACGGCGGGGCCGACGCCGACTCGGTCGACGCCCTCCGGCGCGAAGTCGAGGAGAAGTACGACTTCGAGAACTTCGGCCCGAGCGACATGGCACAGATGAGCGCCGAGGAGTGGGAGGCGGCGTTCGATCCGGACACGTGGATCGTCGGCCCCGACCTGCTGGACCGGGTGGAACAGGATCTGAAAGGGCGGATCGCCAGCCGCGAGGTGTTCGCGGTCCTCGAGCGGTTCGAGACGGACGGTGAGGAGCGGTTGATCGCCTACTCCGATGAGGGGTACGCCGTCGTCGCCCCCGACGGCAGCGTCGAGGGACAAGGAACGGTGTTGCGGGACGTGAAACCGACCGTCGCGCTGTGTTCGATGGACAGCTACGAGGTCCCCGAGGCGCCGGACGACGTCTCACTGCCCAGCCCGGCGGACGTGCCTGAGGGGACCGGCCAGCTCGGAAACAACCTCCTCCAACTCATCGCGTTCGCACAAATCCTAGTCGGGTTCGGGCTGGTCGGCGTCTGGCTGTTCACCGACGCCATCCCGACACCCGGCGGCTACGTCGACCTCGTCGCGCCGATGATCGCACTGATTTTCGTCGGCATCGGCGTCTTCCTGTTCGCCGTCGTCGCCAACGCCCGCCTCTCGGATCGCTTCCGGGCCGAGGAGTTCCGGGAACGGCTTCGCGCGACGGGCGTCGAGGACGGCGACCGGCCGGACTTCCTGCCGCCGCTCGACGAGAACGGGGAGCGGCCGGAGATGGAGCCGGGAACGACGAGCGGCGACGGGGCGGAGACGGCCGATTCGGACGACGGCCACGCGTGA
- the nth gene encoding endonuclease III has protein sequence MGTPLDSRSAQVAEVLDRLYDEYPDATISLSYSNRLELLVAVVLSAQCTDERVNEVTAGLFEKYTTAEDYAAADEAELAEDIYGITFHNNKAGYLKSIGETLVADHDGDVPDTMDELTALSGVGRKTANVVLQHGHDVVEGIVVDTHVKRLSRRLGLTTETTPTNIETDLMDVVPEGDWQQLTHLLISHGRAVCDARNPDCDDCVLEDVCPSSKLDAEVDLASGETWD, from the coding sequence ATGGGTACGCCACTGGACTCGCGGTCGGCACAGGTCGCCGAAGTGCTGGATCGGCTGTACGACGAGTATCCCGACGCGACCATCTCGCTTTCCTACTCGAATCGGCTGGAACTCCTGGTCGCCGTGGTCCTCTCCGCGCAGTGTACCGACGAACGGGTCAACGAGGTGACCGCGGGCCTCTTCGAGAAGTACACCACCGCCGAGGACTACGCGGCGGCCGACGAGGCGGAACTCGCCGAGGACATCTACGGCATCACCTTCCACAACAACAAGGCGGGCTACCTGAAGTCCATCGGCGAGACGCTGGTCGCGGACCACGACGGCGACGTGCCGGACACGATGGACGAACTCACCGCCCTCAGCGGCGTGGGACGCAAGACGGCGAACGTCGTCCTCCAGCACGGACACGACGTGGTGGAGGGCATCGTCGTCGACACGCACGTAAAGCGGCTCTCCCGGCGGCTCGGGCTGACGACCGAAACGACGCCGACGAACATCGAGACCGATCTGATGGACGTGGTGCCCGAAGGCGACTGGCAACAGCTCACCCACCTACTCATCAGTCACGGGCGGGCGGTCTGTGACGCGCGCAACCCGGACTGTGACGACTGTGTCCTCGAAGACGTCTGTCCCTCCTCGAAGCTGGATGCCGAGGTCGATCTGGCGAGCGGCGAGACGTGGGACTAG
- a CDS encoding DUF7315 family membrane protein, producing the protein MSSSDDSDSHAQERVRDGANAAESDGRRDVVVPMRLYKTITVFSTLIAILGVVFGFVLLDAATIRLSLLRRAVTGVLRVVGVVPPETVLSAVLAVFGLASIGVGAGVYVLGTRFRARGMGNPQEDADESSGNG; encoded by the coding sequence ATGTCTTCTTCCGACGACTCCGACAGCCACGCACAGGAGCGCGTGCGCGATGGGGCTAACGCCGCCGAGTCGGACGGCCGTCGGGACGTGGTCGTTCCCATGCGCCTCTATAAGACGATCACCGTCTTCTCGACGCTCATCGCCATCCTCGGCGTGGTGTTCGGCTTCGTCCTCTTGGACGCCGCGACGATCCGACTCAGCCTCCTGCGCCGCGCCGTGACCGGTGTGCTGCGGGTCGTTGGCGTCGTCCCGCCGGAAACGGTCCTGAGTGCCGTCCTCGCCGTCTTCGGCCTCGCGTCCATCGGCGTCGGCGCCGGCGTCTACGTCCTCGGGACGCGCTTTCGTGCTCGCGGAATGGGAAACCCTCAAGAGGACGCCGACGAATCCTCAGGTAATGGCTGA
- a CDS encoding cytochrome b family protein has translation MSDHETSDDTRTDGGSPGIVAPDDETPTWRERKERTTGLSRLTYEYFERARREDQDLRTESDYVERDVLAFPTWPHETVRNLSIAAFFTGMIFFLSATMPPHIGAPANPSSTPAIILPDWYLYWSFGLLKLGPLNPDLAILGGQKLTADRTYGVLANVVVVGFIAIVPFLNKGSARRPVEQPFWSAVGVGGVVFAFTISLLAVKNLMPMNVHLLFDLTFLLPIVATTVTYAVLKTMREGYMYDLNRRYYRLRPPK, from the coding sequence ATGAGCGACCACGAAACCTCCGACGACACTCGAACCGACGGCGGCAGCCCGGGCATCGTCGCTCCGGACGACGAGACGCCGACGTGGCGCGAACGCAAAGAACGGACGACGGGCCTCTCGCGGCTCACCTACGAGTACTTCGAACGGGCCCGTCGCGAGGACCAGGACCTCCGAACCGAGTCCGACTACGTCGAACGCGACGTGCTCGCGTTCCCGACGTGGCCCCACGAGACCGTCCGCAACCTCTCCATCGCGGCCTTCTTTACCGGGATGATCTTCTTCCTCTCGGCGACGATGCCGCCACACATCGGCGCACCGGCCAACCCGAGTTCGACGCCGGCGATCATCCTGCCCGACTGGTATCTCTACTGGTCGTTCGGCCTGTTGAAGCTCGGCCCGCTGAACCCCGACCTCGCCATCCTCGGTGGGCAGAAACTCACCGCCGACCGCACGTACGGCGTACTGGCGAACGTCGTCGTCGTCGGCTTCATCGCCATCGTCCCGTTCCTGAACAAGGGATCGGCCCGACGCCCGGTCGAGCAGCCGTTCTGGTCGGCTGTCGGCGTCGGCGGCGTCGTCTTCGCGTTCACCATCAGTCTGCTCGCGGTGAAGAATCTGATGCCGATGAACGTCCACCTGCTCTTTGATCTAACCTTCCTCCTCCCCATCGTGGCGACGACGGTCACCTACGCGGTGTTGAAGACGATGCGCGAGGGGTACATGTATGACCTCAACCGGCGGTACTACCGGCTCCGCCCGCCGAAATAA
- a CDS encoding NAD(+)/NADH kinase: MKVAVRGGDADDVAAVGVGGATVVDEAAGPDAVVAVGDAAIRSAVSDPPAAPLLPVTPEGGRHLVTRDTLDAAVAAIAAGDRRVGTHPVLGLHHDGDGVARALRDVTLVTDAPASISEYALAVGDERLGSVRADGIVAATPLGSDGYAAAAGGSILEAGAGVAVVPIAPFSTAAETRVVDPGVPFTCSVEREGAVALVVDGVRRGVVDRGAHLRIDRVGSLDVVMPTGTENF, encoded by the coding sequence GTGAAGGTCGCCGTCCGGGGTGGCGACGCCGACGACGTGGCCGCGGTCGGCGTCGGCGGCGCGACGGTCGTCGACGAGGCGGCCGGCCCCGACGCCGTCGTCGCGGTCGGCGACGCGGCCATCCGGTCGGCCGTCTCCGATCCGCCCGCCGCCCCACTCCTCCCGGTGACGCCCGAGGGCGGGCGCCACCTCGTCACCCGCGATACCCTCGACGCCGCCGTCGCCGCAATCGCCGCCGGCGACCGCCGCGTCGGCACCCATCCCGTCCTCGGGCTCCATCACGACGGCGACGGCGTTGCCCGCGCGCTCCGCGACGTGACGCTCGTGACCGACGCGCCCGCGAGCATCTCGGAGTACGCCCTCGCTGTCGGCGACGAGCGGTTGGGATCGGTTCGTGCCGACGGAATCGTCGCCGCGACGCCGCTCGGTAGCGACGGGTACGCCGCCGCCGCGGGCGGATCGATCCTCGAAGCCGGAGCGGGCGTCGCCGTCGTCCCGATCGCACCCTTCTCGACCGCCGCGGAAACGCGGGTGGTCGATCCCGGCGTCCCGTTCACCTGTTCCGTCGAGCGCGAGGGTGCCGTCGCCCTCGTCGTCGACGGGGTCCGACGCGGCGTCGTCGACCGTGGCGCCCACCTCCGGATCGACCGCGTCGGCTCGCTCGACGTGGTGATGCCGACCGGAACGGAAAACTTCTAA